In Zobellia roscoffensis, the following are encoded in one genomic region:
- a CDS encoding TrkH family potassium uptake protein translates to MKNKTYKKLNIWYRKFQISKSPQMNLVWGFFLYTLIGFLLLSIPLFHNRSISFLDNLFIATSAISTTGLVTVSIFNSYNIFGQFIIMALIQVGGIGYMTLTTYYLIFTTRKITHWHSKIIGTEFTLPNSIQIRDFVKSVIIFTLVMETIGAILFYIAFIDSGMGSLKAIWFSIFHSISTFCTAGFGLFNNGFESYRDNTFINTIISVLAIAGSLGFIVITDLLYRIRGKSKQISFTTKTILYGFILLLSIGTLLLYTIEYASVLGSSSSLMTSFFHTMSAMTTVGFNTVPIGKISLPILLLITFLMYIGASPSGTAGGMKITTLTAMIAILKSRLLGQKKITFLNRLIPFERIYVATSIFMLYTSLIFLFSFLLSLSENFSFEKILFEVASALGTVGLSTGITGELSNMGKILIIILMFIGRVGVLTFGFALLRQKIKDSNGTIQDDLAV, encoded by the coding sequence ATGAAAAATAAAACATACAAAAAACTGAACATTTGGTATCGAAAGTTTCAAATTAGTAAATCACCTCAAATGAATCTTGTTTGGGGATTCTTCTTATATACGTTAATTGGCTTTCTATTATTATCAATCCCTTTATTCCATAATAGAAGTATCTCTTTTTTAGATAATTTATTTATTGCAACTTCTGCTATTTCAACAACAGGACTTGTTACTGTCAGCATTTTTAATTCCTATAACATTTTCGGTCAGTTTATTATAATGGCACTAATTCAAGTTGGAGGTATCGGATATATGACATTGACAACTTACTATTTGATATTTACCACAAGGAAAATCACTCATTGGCATAGTAAAATTATTGGAACAGAATTTACATTGCCAAATTCTATTCAGATAAGAGACTTTGTAAAAAGCGTTATTATTTTCACCTTGGTTATGGAAACTATTGGAGCTATTCTCTTTTACATTGCATTTATAGATTCTGGAATGGGAAGCTTAAAAGCTATATGGTTTTCAATATTTCATAGTATTTCTACATTCTGCACAGCAGGTTTCGGATTGTTTAATAATGGTTTTGAAAGTTATAGAGACAATACTTTTATAAATACTATTATATCCGTACTAGCTATTGCTGGTTCTTTAGGTTTCATTGTCATAACAGATTTATTGTATCGCATTCGAGGTAAATCAAAACAAATTTCATTTACTACAAAAACCATTTTATATGGATTTATATTATTGCTTTCCATAGGTACTTTACTCCTCTACACCATAGAATACGCATCTGTTCTTGGTTCGAGCAGTTCCCTTATGACATCTTTCTTTCACACAATGTCAGCTATGACAACAGTTGGTTTTAACACAGTACCTATAGGTAAGATATCATTACCTATATTGTTGCTTATAACTTTTCTCATGTACATTGGTGCTTCTCCTTCTGGAACAGCTGGTGGAATGAAAATTACTACGTTGACTGCTATGATTGCCATACTAAAAAGTAGATTACTAGGACAGAAAAAAATTACATTTTTGAACCGACTAATTCCTTTTGAAAGAATTTATGTAGCAACTTCTATATTTATGCTATATACGAGTTTAATATTTCTGTTTTCTTTTTTGCTATCCCTTAGTGAGAATTTTTCTTTTGAGAAAATATTATTTGAAGTTGCTTCTGCTCTTGGCACTGTTGGACTAAGCACAGGAATTACCGGTGAATTATCGAACATGGGGAAAATTCTGATAATTATACTAATGTTTATTGGCCGAGTAGGAGTATTAACCTTTGGGTTCGCCCTATTACGACAAAAAATTAAAGATTCTAATGGAACCATACAAGATGACTTAGCGGTATAA
- a CDS encoding c-type cytochrome domain-containing protein: protein MDVIKQLLGRLHPLIVHLPIGFIIAGLLLQFLDRKKKESTQVISTLYLWGGYFAVIACITGYLQYLGEGYAFDSIKIHLWSGIATTLFTFILWARLKAFSFVFFLTRIPVLVLSGLIFILLSFTGHQGGNITHGEEYLVEPLPNSIKSALGYEIFEAKEITLKDETWESAILYSDIIEPILNNNCVSCHNPKKAKGDLLLHTEEGILTSGENSPIILANHPDKSDLFIRMELPKTDDKHMPPDGKKQPSKEEIKLVGIWIEKGLPFNKTIGELKLPKSLFQSFFPRSETTDYPAIDIPLPSLDSIKNIKNMGIHIEPISEKTNFLKVSALNMPSFKNADFGPLNSIAPQIAILDLGGTQITDGIFNDLTKLPNLTVLKLDNTMITGKSIENLKILKHLKTINLSNSDFKEANLPLLKGFENLERIFLFMPNVNKTGVETINEGSTIIEYGNYSLPIIKSDSIVY from the coding sequence ATGGATGTTATAAAACAACTTTTAGGAAGACTCCACCCTCTAATCGTCCACCTGCCAATTGGTTTTATCATTGCCGGGCTTCTATTACAATTCTTGGACAGAAAAAAGAAAGAGTCTACGCAAGTGATCTCAACCCTTTATTTATGGGGCGGATATTTTGCCGTCATAGCATGTATTACAGGCTATTTACAGTATTTGGGGGAAGGGTATGCATTTGACTCCATTAAGATACATTTGTGGTCAGGTATAGCCACTACCCTTTTTACCTTTATACTATGGGCAAGGCTAAAAGCATTTTCGTTCGTTTTTTTTCTTACTAGAATACCAGTTCTAGTATTATCAGGATTAATTTTCATATTGCTTTCATTTACCGGACATCAGGGTGGAAACATTACCCATGGCGAAGAATATTTGGTGGAACCGTTGCCAAACTCTATAAAATCCGCTTTGGGCTATGAAATTTTTGAGGCAAAAGAAATTACACTAAAAGATGAAACCTGGGAATCGGCCATTTTGTATTCAGATATAATCGAACCTATATTGAACAATAATTGTGTAAGCTGTCACAACCCCAAAAAAGCAAAAGGTGATTTATTATTACACACGGAGGAAGGTATTTTAACCAGCGGGGAAAACAGCCCCATAATTCTCGCCAATCACCCTGACAAAAGTGATTTATTCATCCGTATGGAACTCCCAAAAACAGATGATAAACACATGCCTCCAGATGGAAAAAAACAACCTTCTAAAGAAGAGATAAAATTAGTAGGTATTTGGATAGAAAAAGGACTTCCGTTCAACAAGACCATTGGCGAACTGAAACTACCCAAGTCACTTTTTCAATCCTTTTTTCCAAGAAGTGAAACAACAGACTATCCAGCAATTGATATTCCATTACCCTCCTTAGATAGCATCAAAAATATAAAGAACATGGGTATTCATATTGAACCCATTAGTGAAAAAACAAACTTTCTAAAAGTATCCGCCCTTAATATGCCAAGCTTTAAAAATGCTGATTTTGGACCGCTCAACTCCATAGCTCCCCAAATAGCCATACTAGACCTTGGCGGAACGCAAATAACAGATGGAATTTTTAATGACCTTACCAAATTACCTAATCTTACCGTCTTAAAACTAGACAACACTATGATTACAGGTAAATCTATAGAAAACTTAAAAATACTAAAGCACCTTAAAACCATTAACCTATCTAATTCCGATTTTAAGGAAGCCAACCTACCCCTCTTAAAAGGTTTTGAAAATCTAGAGCGGATATTTTTATTCATGCCAAACGTCAACAAAACAGGAGTTGAAACCATCAACGAAGGCAGTACGATTATTGAATATGGCAATTACAGCTTACCAATAATTAAATCGGATAGTATTGTATACTAA
- a CDS encoding sugar phosphate isomerase/epimerase family protein, which translates to MHLLLRLLFLTLLVFTSDTFGQTVHFFQTDWGRTISWDAFCKKTADAGYDGIEIWFPGNPKNQEELKIALKKYNLKVGFINGTNKSISFKESLKSFTNHLKTLTSWSPAYINSHTGSDFYSFEQNKAFIDAANKISKNTNIPIYHETHRGRFSFNLPDTKIYLEKIPELKLNLDISHWMVVHESLLEQQNNELEYILKRTQHLHARVGHAEGPQVNDPEAPEWKKAVNRHLDIWEKIIREHWKTNKTFTITTEFGPAGYMPTLPYTQVPVADQCKANLYMMATIKKRMNIE; encoded by the coding sequence ATGCATTTACTACTACGCCTACTTTTTCTAACCCTGCTGGTTTTCACTAGCGATACTTTCGGTCAAACCGTTCATTTTTTTCAAACAGATTGGGGGCGAACTATTTCTTGGGATGCTTTTTGTAAAAAGACGGCAGACGCCGGATATGACGGTATTGAAATATGGTTTCCCGGCAACCCGAAAAATCAAGAAGAACTTAAAATCGCTCTAAAAAAATACAATCTTAAAGTTGGGTTTATAAATGGCACCAACAAATCAATATCTTTTAAAGAAAGCCTTAAAAGCTTCACCAACCATTTAAAGACGCTCACCAGCTGGTCTCCAGCTTACATTAACTCCCATACAGGAAGTGATTTTTACAGCTTTGAACAGAACAAGGCCTTTATAGATGCTGCCAATAAAATTTCGAAAAACACCAATATCCCAATCTATCATGAAACCCATAGAGGTAGGTTTAGTTTTAATCTACCGGATACAAAAATCTACCTGGAAAAGATACCGGAACTTAAACTCAACCTGGACATAAGTCATTGGATGGTTGTACACGAATCTTTATTAGAACAACAAAATAACGAGCTTGAGTACATATTGAAGCGCACGCAACATCTTCATGCACGAGTTGGACATGCAGAAGGACCACAAGTAAACGACCCTGAAGCACCTGAATGGAAAAAGGCCGTGAACAGACACCTTGATATCTGGGAAAAAATTATTCGCGAACATTGGAAAACGAACAAAACTTTTACTATTACCACAGAATTTGGACCTGCGGGCTATATGCCAACCTTACCCTACACCCAAGTTCCTGTAGCCGACCAATGTAAAGCAAATCTTTATATGATGGCAACCATTAAAAAACGAATGAATATTGAATAG
- a CDS encoding DUF1501 domain-containing protein, translating to MKTDINRLLAEKQKIDLEINTRRHFIKKCATGMGGLALSSIFMGCDPLGSNKPKAGLQSGFTERDLNPLATLPPPFSPKVKNVIYLHMAGAPSQLEMFDYKPELAKLNNQECPQSLLEGKKFAFIRGTPKLLGPQASFKQEGEAGNWVSDNLPHFKKVVDEVAFLKAVHTDQFNHGPAQLFMHTGSARLGRPSIGSWVTYGLGSDNQNLPGFVVLTSGGKAPSAGKSVWGSGFLPSVYQGVQCRSKGDPVLYIEDPDGISRDLKKNTIKAINEINKKEYTKYADPEILARINQYEMAYRMQIAVPEVMNINNEPDHIKEMYGVEPGKESFANNCLLARKLVEDGVRFVQLFDWGWDSHGTGADTAVDLGLKNKCREIDRPMSALLLDLKQRGLLEDTLVVWGGEFGRTPMQENREGKEMGFKGRDHHGDAFTMWMAGGGIKKGATHGQTDAIGFSGIEGRVSVHDVHATILHLLGFDHEQFTFDFQGRPFRLTDVEGNVIREILA from the coding sequence ATGAAAACAGATATTAATAGACTCTTAGCGGAAAAGCAAAAAATAGACCTAGAAATAAATACCCGTAGACATTTCATAAAAAAATGTGCTACCGGTATGGGTGGTTTAGCGTTAAGTTCCATTTTTATGGGATGTGACCCTTTAGGAAGTAATAAACCAAAGGCAGGACTACAATCAGGATTTACTGAACGTGACTTAAACCCTCTTGCTACTTTACCTCCTCCTTTTTCCCCAAAGGTTAAAAATGTTATCTATTTACACATGGCCGGGGCCCCATCGCAACTAGAAATGTTCGATTATAAGCCCGAATTAGCAAAACTGAACAACCAAGAATGCCCACAATCGCTTCTTGAAGGAAAGAAATTTGCCTTTATCCGCGGTACCCCAAAGTTATTGGGGCCACAAGCCTCGTTTAAACAAGAAGGAGAAGCGGGTAACTGGGTATCGGATAATCTGCCACATTTTAAAAAAGTTGTGGATGAGGTGGCATTTTTGAAGGCTGTTCATACCGATCAATTCAATCATGGTCCGGCCCAATTGTTTATGCATACCGGTAGTGCAAGATTGGGAAGACCAAGTATTGGTTCTTGGGTTACCTATGGCCTTGGTTCGGACAACCAAAACCTTCCCGGTTTTGTAGTACTTACTTCTGGCGGGAAAGCCCCTAGTGCCGGAAAAAGTGTTTGGGGAAGTGGTTTTTTACCATCTGTATACCAAGGTGTACAGTGCCGCTCAAAAGGAGACCCTGTACTTTATATAGAAGACCCAGATGGTATTTCTAGAGATTTAAAAAAGAACACCATTAAAGCGATTAACGAGATTAATAAAAAGGAATACACCAAATATGCCGACCCAGAGATTTTGGCCCGTATTAACCAATATGAAATGGCGTATAGAATGCAAATTGCAGTACCAGAGGTAATGAACATTAACAATGAACCGGACCACATTAAGGAAATGTACGGTGTAGAACCTGGTAAAGAATCATTTGCTAACAATTGTCTTTTGGCAAGAAAATTAGTTGAAGACGGCGTGCGCTTTGTACAGCTATTTGACTGGGGGTGGGATTCTCATGGTACTGGAGCGGATACTGCGGTAGATTTGGGATTAAAAAATAAGTGTCGAGAAATAGATAGACCAATGAGTGCCTTGTTACTAGACTTGAAACAAAGAGGACTCTTAGAAGATACTTTAGTAGTTTGGGGCGGTGAATTTGGCAGAACCCCTATGCAAGAAAACAGAGAAGGCAAAGAGATGGGCTTTAAAGGGCGCGATCACCATGGTGATGCGTTTACCATGTGGATGGCCGGCGGAGGCATTAAAAAAGGGGCGACACACGGCCAAACGGATGCAATTGGTTTTTCCGGAATAGAGGGTCGTGTATCGGTACATGATGTGCACGCCACAATTTTACATCTTCTTGGTTTTGACCATGAACAATTTACGTTTGATTTTCAGGGCAGGCCTTTTCGTTTAACCGATGTTGAAGGGAATGTAATACGCGAAATACTAGCCTAG
- a CDS encoding PSD1 and planctomycete cytochrome C domain-containing protein encodes MRNYFINIKLITDEHGIKIFRRMNPSLSMEKFSNLIMYFIVKYWCKKLMTFLVFCSLWSCNQSSEKIDFSSQVKPILNNNCITCHGGVKKSGNFSLLFKEEAFAVTESGKPAIIPGDAKNSSFIQRLHEEDPELRMPYEKPKLTDEEIELLTKWVDQGAEWGQHWAYTLPEKVELPSITEEAGLISSETNDFLQNNIDRFILNRLKNEELSPNGPASKNILIRRLSFDLTGLPPSAKLYEDFTNGKLSYEETVDQLMAQSTYGEKWASWWLDLARYADTKGYEKDQGRNMWRYRDWVIKSLNEDMPYDQFTTEQLAGDLLPNPSVDQLIATAFHRNTMNNDEGGTDDEEFRVASVLDRVNTTFSVWQSTTMECVQCHSHTYDPFKQKEYYKAMAFFNNTKDEDTPDESPTLRFYDEKQIKLKNEIISWIEKYGSEQDRKKYSDFLTFLEPKYLAHNATNFVNGELADTKYLALWDDGSCVLKNVSPHGATSMYLNHKAFMDGTIMTIRKNNADGEILAQFKMNKTDGYHIKKITFKPINETVDLYFEANNDAIGKQVSTSFITWLAFLNDIPGSSENGYAQINRSFLELLNNKTQDLPIMIENPKEMQRVTQVFDRGNWLALSDTVNPGTPKILNEYNEEWPANRLGLSKWLVSKENPLTSRTLVNRVWHQIFGRGIVSSLEDMGTQSSPPSHPALLDWLSLRFMNEQNWSIKTLIKEIVMSGTYRQSSIISPELYQKDPQNELYARGPRIRLTAEQIRDQALAVSGLLSSKMYGPGVMPPQPDGVWQSVYSNAAWKVSQGEDKYRRAIYTYLKRTSPYPSFITFDAGSREVCTIRRTVTNTPLQALVTLNDPVYLEAAYAFAKIMDTHDIEKGISAGFKKATLSEIDQEELKTLRNLYEQATIEFKAGKHQEQFLGLEKKPSTKLAALTIVANAIMNLDEFLTKA; translated from the coding sequence TTGCGCAATTATTTTATTAATATTAAACTGATTACAGACGAACATGGAATTAAAATTTTTAGAAGAATGAATCCTTCATTATCAATGGAAAAATTTTCTAACTTAATAATGTATTTTATTGTGAAATACTGGTGCAAAAAACTAATGACCTTTCTGGTTTTCTGCTCCCTATGGTCATGCAATCAATCCTCCGAAAAAATTGATTTTAGTTCTCAAGTAAAGCCCATTTTAAATAATAACTGTATCACTTGTCATGGTGGGGTTAAAAAAAGTGGCAATTTCAGCTTACTTTTTAAGGAAGAGGCGTTTGCGGTAACGGAATCCGGCAAACCGGCAATAATTCCTGGAGATGCAAAAAACAGTTCATTTATTCAAAGATTGCATGAAGAAGACCCTGAATTGAGAATGCCTTATGAAAAACCGAAACTAACGGACGAAGAAATAGAACTGTTGACGAAATGGGTTGACCAAGGAGCCGAATGGGGGCAACACTGGGCATATACTTTACCCGAAAAGGTTGAATTGCCATCAATCACCGAAGAAGCTGGATTAATATCATCTGAAACCAACGATTTCCTACAAAACAATATTGACCGTTTTATACTGAATAGATTAAAAAATGAAGAACTATCCCCTAATGGACCCGCTTCAAAAAACATACTTATCAGAAGACTTTCTTTTGACTTAACAGGATTGCCTCCAAGTGCCAAACTGTATGAAGATTTTACTAATGGCAAACTATCTTATGAAGAAACAGTAGATCAATTAATGGCCCAATCTACATATGGTGAAAAATGGGCCAGTTGGTGGTTAGATTTGGCAAGATATGCAGATACAAAGGGGTATGAGAAAGATCAGGGCCGTAATATGTGGCGTTATAGGGACTGGGTTATAAAATCCCTGAATGAAGATATGCCCTATGATCAATTTACTACTGAGCAATTGGCAGGAGATTTGCTACCAAACCCGTCTGTAGATCAGCTAATTGCCACAGCTTTTCATAGAAATACAATGAATAATGACGAGGGAGGCACAGACGATGAAGAATTTCGCGTAGCCTCTGTTTTGGACCGTGTAAACACCACCTTCTCAGTATGGCAAAGTACCACTATGGAATGTGTACAATGCCATAGTCATACTTATGATCCTTTTAAACAAAAGGAATATTATAAGGCAATGGCATTTTTTAACAATACCAAAGATGAAGACACACCAGATGAAAGCCCCACTCTTCGTTTTTATGATGAGAAACAAATTAAACTAAAAAACGAGATTATATCGTGGATAGAAAAATATGGTTCTGAACAAGATCGAAAAAAGTACAGTGATTTCTTGACTTTTTTAGAACCTAAATATTTAGCTCACAACGCCACAAACTTTGTCAATGGAGAACTTGCGGACACTAAATATTTGGCACTTTGGGACGATGGGTCCTGTGTACTCAAAAATGTAAGTCCCCATGGTGCAACATCTATGTACCTTAATCACAAAGCCTTTATGGATGGTACCATTATGACCATTAGAAAAAATAACGCTGATGGAGAAATCCTGGCACAGTTCAAAATGAACAAGACGGACGGCTACCACATTAAAAAAATAACGTTCAAGCCTATAAATGAAACTGTAGACCTTTATTTTGAAGCCAATAATGATGCGATTGGAAAACAGGTTTCTACTAGTTTTATTACCTGGTTAGCTTTTCTAAATGACATACCAGGTTCTTCCGAGAATGGCTATGCACAAATCAACCGGTCATTTTTAGAATTATTAAATAATAAGACCCAAGACCTACCTATTATGATAGAGAACCCTAAAGAGATGCAAAGGGTTACACAGGTCTTTGATAGAGGAAATTGGTTAGCCTTATCGGATACAGTTAATCCTGGTACTCCAAAAATTTTAAATGAATATAATGAAGAATGGCCGGCAAATAGGCTAGGACTTTCTAAGTGGTTAGTAAGCAAAGAAAACCCCTTAACCTCCCGCACCCTTGTCAATAGGGTTTGGCATCAAATTTTTGGCAGAGGTATTGTATCTTCGCTTGAAGATATGGGTACCCAGTCTTCCCCACCAAGCCACCCCGCTCTTTTAGACTGGCTCTCACTTAGGTTCATGAACGAACAAAACTGGAGCATAAAAACTCTAATTAAGGAAATTGTAATGTCTGGCACATATAGACAGAGTTCCATTATTTCCCCAGAACTATATCAAAAAGATCCTCAGAACGAACTTTACGCTCGTGGTCCAAGAATACGTTTAACTGCTGAGCAAATAAGAGACCAAGCCTTGGCCGTCTCAGGCTTATTAAGCAGTAAGATGTATGGCCCTGGTGTCATGCCTCCACAACCCGATGGTGTATGGCAATCTGTTTATAGTAATGCTGCCTGGAAAGTAAGCCAAGGAGAAGACAAATATAGAAGAGCTATATATACATACCTAAAACGTACCAGCCCCTACCCTTCTTTTATCACATTCGATGCCGGCAGTAGAGAAGTTTGTACTATTAGACGTACTGTGACGAACACTCCACTGCAAGCATTGGTAACTTTAAACGATCCGGTTTACCTAGAGGCGGCATACGCTTTTGCAAAAATTATGGATACCCACGATATAGAGAAAGGCATTTCAGCAGGATTTAAAAAAGCGACACTATCAGAAATTGATCAAGAAGAGTTAAAAACCCTAAGGAATCTATACGAACAGGCAACGATAGAGTTCAAGGCGGGTAAACACCAAGAGCAGTTTCTAGGACTAGAGAAAAAACCCAGCACAAAACTAGCGGCTTTGACTATTGTTGCAAATGCTATAATGAACTTGGATGAATTTTTAACCAAAGCATAA